A portion of the Rhodococcus pseudokoreensis genome contains these proteins:
- a CDS encoding 2Fe-2S iron-sulfur cluster-binding protein: protein MSPVVNVTTREGNVLRLECREGDSLMEVLRDAEIDDELGTCGGCLSCASCHVWVDDADSDALPPSSEDEEDMLDSLDSRCPRSRLGCQVLLGGALQEITVSMPPSEF from the coding sequence ATGTCCCCCGTCGTAAACGTCACAACCCGAGAGGGCAACGTCTTGCGGCTCGAGTGCCGCGAGGGAGACTCGTTGATGGAGGTCCTTCGGGACGCCGAGATCGACGATGAGCTCGGGACCTGCGGCGGATGCCTCTCGTGCGCGTCCTGCCATGTATGGGTAGACGACGCCGATTCCGACGCGCTCCCGCCGTCGTCGGAAGATGAGGAGGACATGCTCGACAGCCTCGACTCGCGCTGCCCTCGATCTCGGCTCGGCTGCCAGGTCCTGCTCGGCGGCGCCCTCCAAGAGATCACGGTCTCGATGCCTCCCAGCGAGTTCTGA